A section of the Leptotrichia sp. HSP-342 genome encodes:
- the rpsB gene encoding 30S ribosomal protein S2 has protein sequence MAVITMKQLLEVGAHFGHQAKRWNPKMKPYIFTERNGIHILDLHQTLGATEAAYEFVRQISEEGGKVLFVGTKKQAQEAVKEEAERAGGFYVNHRWLGGLLTNLETIKKRVKRLKELEEMDADGTLDEAYTKKEAGLLRKEMAKLSKNIGGIKDMNTLPAALFVVDIKKEFLALEEAKKLGIPVIALIDTNVDPDLVTYKIPANDDAIRSVKLFAQVIANAAIEGNGGIENVVEGAEVEVPTNEEIIEEVVEEVTEETTEA, from the coding sequence ATGGCAGTAATTACAATGAAACAATTATTAGAAGTAGGAGCACATTTTGGACATCAGGCAAAAAGATGGAACCCTAAAATGAAACCTTACATTTTTACAGAAAGAAACGGAATCCACATTTTGGATTTACACCAAACTTTAGGAGCAACTGAAGCAGCTTACGAATTTGTAAGACAAATCTCTGAAGAAGGTGGAAAAGTATTATTCGTAGGAACTAAAAAACAAGCTCAGGAAGCAGTTAAGGAAGAAGCTGAAAGAGCTGGAGGATTCTATGTAAACCATAGATGGCTAGGTGGACTTTTAACTAACTTGGAAACAATCAAAAAAAGAGTAAAAAGATTAAAAGAACTTGAAGAAATGGATGCAGACGGAACTTTAGACGAAGCATACACTAAAAAAGAAGCTGGATTACTAAGAAAAGAAATGGCAAAACTTTCTAAAAATATTGGTGGAATTAAAGATATGAACACTTTACCAGCAGCATTGTTCGTAGTTGATATCAAAAAAGAATTCTTGGCATTAGAAGAAGCTAAAAAATTAGGAATTCCTGTAATCGCATTAATCGATACAAATGTAGATCCTGATTTAGTAACTTACAAAATCCCAGCAAATGATGATGCTATAAGATCAGTAAAATTATTTGCACAAGTTATTGCAAATGCTGCAATTGAAGGAAATGGTGGAATTGAAAATGTTGTTGAAGGAGCAGAAGTAGAAGTTCCTACAAATGAGGAAATTATTGAAGAAGTGGTAGAAGAAGTTACCGAAGAAACTACAGAAGCATAA
- a CDS encoding tetratricopeptide repeat protein gives MKKILIGLFLVASLSVLGAKSQKKTASTSNYKTNVNNQYFAVDGNLMNMYSKEKTEFKNKYIALSEKNDKKNLIALLKEYVKKYPNDAYAYEEIGTDYDILGNQKEAEKYYLKAIELGDNDTGVYSLFLLYSDEDSLKSLNLTAKEKNEKKNIVDKYEKQLTDAGFTHEKLKELREHKQMALVGNAYSIYRLAIRYYGTKNYKMAEKYAKDFLEFDNENPEILNMLKNVSK, from the coding sequence ATGAAAAAAATTTTAATCGGATTATTTTTGGTAGCAAGTTTAAGCGTTTTGGGTGCAAAGAGCCAGAAAAAAACTGCGAGCACTTCAAATTATAAGACAAATGTAAATAACCAATATTTTGCAGTAGATGGAAATCTTATGAATATGTATTCAAAAGAAAAAACTGAATTTAAAAATAAATATATTGCTTTGTCTGAAAAGAATGATAAGAAAAATCTAATTGCATTACTAAAAGAATATGTTAAAAAATATCCAAATGATGCTTACGCTTATGAGGAAATAGGAACTGATTATGATATATTAGGTAATCAAAAAGAGGCAGAGAAGTATTATTTAAAGGCAATTGAATTAGGAGATAACGACACAGGCGTGTACTCACTGTTTTTATTATACAGTGACGAAGATTCTTTAAAATCATTAAATTTGACCGCTAAAGAGAAAAATGAAAAAAAGAACATAGTAGACAAATATGAAAAGCAACTAACAGATGCTGGTTTTACGCACGAGAAACTTAAAGAACTTAGAGAGCACAAACAAATGGCATTAGTTGGTAATGCTTATTCAATATACCGATTAGCAATCCGTTATTATGGTACTAAAAATTATAAGATGGCAGAAAAATATGCGAAGGACTTTTTAGAATTTGATAACGAAAATCCAGAAATTTTAAATATGCTAAAAAATGTTTCAAAATAA
- the tsf gene encoding translation elongation factor Ts: protein MAITTALIKELRERTGAGMLDCKKALQENDGDIEKAIDWLREKGIAKAAKKSGRVAAEGLVFAAISEDRKKGAILEFNSETDFVAKNDEFKSFGEKLVELTLSHDLTSEDELKAFELEGKTIETHLTELIAKIGENMNIRRLKVVSTDGFIETYIHLGGKIGVLLNVNGEATSENIEKAKGVAMHIAAMDPKYLDKSQVTADDLEREKEIARHQLESEGKPANIIEKILDGKMRKFYEENCLVQQKYVRDDSVTIEQFIAPSTINSFDRFKVGEGIEKEEVDFAAEVAAQISGN, encoded by the coding sequence GTGGCAATTACAACAGCACTTATTAAAGAATTAAGAGAAAGAACAGGAGCAGGAATGCTTGACTGTAAAAAAGCTTTACAAGAAAATGACGGGGATATTGAAAAAGCAATTGACTGGTTAAGAGAAAAAGGGATTGCTAAGGCAGCTAAAAAATCTGGAAGAGTTGCAGCAGAAGGATTGGTATTTGCAGCAATTTCTGAAGATAGAAAAAAAGGTGCTATCTTGGAATTCAACTCTGAAACTGACTTCGTTGCTAAAAATGACGAATTTAAATCTTTTGGAGAAAAATTGGTAGAATTGACTTTAAGCCATGACTTGACAAGCGAAGATGAATTAAAAGCATTTGAACTTGAAGGAAAAACTATTGAAACTCATTTGACAGAATTAATCGCTAAAATTGGTGAAAATATGAATATTAGAAGATTAAAAGTTGTTTCAACTGACGGATTTATCGAAACTTATATTCACTTAGGTGGAAAAATTGGTGTATTATTAAATGTTAATGGAGAAGCTACTTCTGAAAACATTGAAAAAGCAAAAGGTGTTGCAATGCATATCGCAGCAATGGATCCAAAATATTTGGATAAATCACAAGTTACAGCTGATGATTTGGAAAGAGAGAAAGAAATCGCAAGACATCAGTTAGAATCAGAAGGAAAACCAGCTAATATCATTGAAAAAATATTAGATGGAAAAATGAGAAAATTCTATGAAGAAAACTGTTTAGTGCAACAAAAATATGTTAGAGATGACAGCGTTACTATCGAACAATTTATTGCCCCAAGTACAATAAATTCATTTGACAGATTTAAAGTTGGAGAAGGAATCGAAAAAGAAGAAGTAGATTTCGCTGCTGAAGTAGCTGCACAAATTTCTGGAAATTAA
- the pyrH gene encoding UMP kinase, with translation MLKYKRILLKLSGEALAGNKEFGFSNEVLESFAKQIKDVHEKGVQIAIVIGGGNIFRGISGMEKGFDRVTGDTMGMLATIMNGLALQNAIESIGVPTRVMTALQMPQVAELYIRRKAIRHLEKGRVVIFAGGTSNPYFTTDSSGALRAVEIQADVLAKGTKVDGIYDKDPMKFNDAVRYDTVTFDEAISKNLGVMDTAALSLCRENQMPIVVFNALEEGNILKMAQGDNIGTTVKK, from the coding sequence ATGCTTAAATATAAAAGAATATTATTAAAACTAAGTGGAGAAGCACTTGCAGGGAACAAAGAATTTGGTTTTTCAAATGAAGTGCTTGAAAGTTTTGCAAAACAGATAAAGGATGTGCATGAAAAAGGTGTGCAAATTGCTATCGTTATTGGTGGTGGAAATATTTTTCGTGGAATAAGCGGAATGGAAAAAGGCTTTGACAGAGTGACTGGAGATACAATGGGAATGCTTGCAACAATCATGAATGGACTTGCACTGCAAAATGCAATTGAAAGTATAGGAGTACCGACAAGAGTTATGACAGCGCTTCAAATGCCGCAAGTAGCCGAGCTTTATATCAGACGTAAAGCAATAAGACATCTGGAAAAAGGAAGAGTCGTTATTTTTGCAGGTGGAACAAGCAATCCTTATTTTACTACAGATTCTTCGGGAGCATTGAGAGCTGTGGAAATTCAGGCAGATGTACTTGCGAAAGGGACAAAAGTTGATGGAATTTATGATAAGGATCCTATGAAGTTTAATGATGCTGTAAGATATGATACAGTAACATTTGACGAGGCTATTTCAAAAAATTTAGGAGTAATGGATACGGCAGCACTTTCACTATGCAGGGAAAATCAAATGCCAATTGTAGTATTTAACGCCTTAGAAGAGGGGAATATCTTGAAAATGGCACAAGGCGATAATATAGGAACAACTGTAAAAAAATAA
- the frr gene encoding ribosome recycling factor has protein sequence MLDAILKEAEEKMQKSLENTKDKFSHVRAGRASVSMLDGVTVEAYGAQTPLNQVGTVSAPEARLLVIDPWDKTLIPVIEKTILQANLGFNPSNDGKVIRLVVPELTEDRRKEYVKMVKKEAEEGKVAIRNVRKDVNNKLRKLEKDSEITEDELKSSEEKVQKSTDKFIAQVDDALSKKEKELLTV, from the coding sequence ATGTTAGATGCAATTTTAAAAGAAGCTGAAGAAAAAATGCAAAAATCTTTAGAAAACACAAAAGATAAATTTTCTCACGTAAGAGCAGGACGTGCGAGTGTTTCCATGCTTGATGGAGTCACAGTAGAAGCTTATGGTGCTCAAACTCCCCTTAATCAAGTTGGAACAGTTTCAGCTCCAGAAGCTAGATTATTAGTAATAGATCCTTGGGATAAAACATTAATCCCAGTAATTGAAAAAACTATTTTACAGGCAAATCTAGGATTTAATCCATCAAATGATGGTAAAGTTATTAGGCTTGTCGTGCCAGAACTTACAGAAGATCGTAGAAAAGAATATGTAAAAATGGTAAAAAAAGAAGCTGAAGAAGGAAAAGTTGCAATTAGAAACGTAAGAAAGGATGTAAATAATAAACTTAGAAAACTTGAAAAAGACAGTGAAATTACAGAAGATGAACTAAAATCAAGTGAAGAAAAAGTACAAAAATCAACTGATAAATTTATCGCACAAGTTGACGATGCTTTGAGCAAAAAAGAAAAAGAATTGTTAACAGTTTAA
- a CDS encoding HAD family hydrolase yields MKKKIIVYDFDKTIYDGETGVNFSTFYLKKYPLKSILFLIKYSKDLLFYLIKIINLTTLKERYFEFLESHSTEEIEKLVADFWETKKHKIYPWIKDELEKNKKECEMVIVSSASPLFLIEKFLLTLGYDKVFGTNFVNDNKETFIAKIDGENNKGNEKVKKLNKWAKQNNFEYEIIKFYSDSLADKPLYDISKKTYWIKNGAKLGGMPPRKTLFDKLFWK; encoded by the coding sequence ATGAAAAAAAAAATTATAGTCTATGATTTTGACAAGACAATCTACGATGGAGAAACTGGTGTTAATTTTTCCACATTTTATTTAAAAAAATATCCACTAAAATCTATTTTATTTTTGATAAAATATTCAAAGGATTTACTTTTTTATCTAATAAAAATAATAAATCTAACTACTTTGAAAGAAAGATATTTTGAATTTTTAGAAAGTCATTCAACAGAAGAAATCGAAAAATTAGTAGCAGATTTCTGGGAAACTAAAAAACATAAAATTTATCCTTGGATAAAGGACGAGCTGGAAAAAAACAAAAAAGAATGCGAAATGGTTATCGTGTCTTCAGCAAGCCCATTATTCCTAATAGAAAAATTTTTATTAACACTTGGCTATGACAAAGTCTTTGGTACAAATTTTGTAAACGATAACAAGGAAACTTTCATTGCCAAAATTGATGGAGAAAATAATAAAGGCAATGAAAAAGTAAAAAAATTGAACAAATGGGCAAAACAAAACAATTTTGAGTATGAAATCATAAAATTTTACTCTGACAGTCTAGCAGACAAGCCTCTTTATGATATTTCCAAAAAAACATACTGGATTAAGAATGGAGCTAAACTTGGTGGAATGCCACCTCGAAAAACATTATTTGATAAATTATTTTGGAAATAA
- the fni gene encoding type 2 isopentenyl-diphosphate Delta-isomerase: MKNRKDDHIKYALEHESEYNSFDDVELIHSSIPKYNLDEIDLSTHFASHDFEFPFFINAITGGSENAKKINQKLAKVANECNLLFVTGSYSAALKNSDDDSFNIVKKENPDLQLATNIGIDKNYTAGIAAIKALNPLFLQVHVNLMQELIMPEGSRNFNEWENNLREFVQNIEIPIILKEVGFGMIEDTIKQGIGLGIKTFDISGRGGTSFAFIENMRRENSLDYLNNWGQTTVSCLLNLKDYTDKVEIIASGGVRNPLDMIKCLVLGAKAVGLSRTILELAVKYDVENIIKIVENWKTECKMIMCALNAKNIKELQNTKYVLYGKTLEFSMQKF, from the coding sequence ATGAAAAATAGAAAAGATGATCATATCAAGTATGCATTGGAACATGAAAGTGAATATAACAGCTTTGACGATGTTGAACTTATTCATAGTTCCATTCCAAAATATAATCTGGATGAAATTGATTTATCAACTCATTTTGCAAGCCATGATTTTGAATTTCCATTTTTTATTAACGCAATTACAGGCGGAAGCGAAAATGCGAAAAAGATTAATCAAAAACTGGCAAAAGTTGCAAATGAATGCAATTTGCTGTTCGTAACAGGCTCGTATAGTGCCGCTCTAAAAAATTCTGATGATGATTCATTTAATATTGTAAAAAAGGAAAATCCAGATTTACAGCTTGCCACAAATATTGGAATTGATAAAAATTACACAGCTGGAATTGCCGCTATAAAGGCTCTAAACCCATTATTTTTGCAAGTTCACGTAAATCTAATGCAGGAATTAATTATGCCAGAAGGCAGCCGAAACTTTAACGAATGGGAAAATAATTTAAGAGAATTTGTACAAAATATAGAAATTCCAATTATTTTAAAAGAAGTTGGATTTGGAATGATTGAAGATACTATAAAACAAGGAATTGGGCTGGGAATAAAGACTTTTGACATAAGCGGGCGTGGCGGCACAAGTTTTGCCTTTATTGAAAATATGCGACGTGAAAATAGCCTTGATTATCTAAATAACTGGGGACAAACTACTGTTTCCTGCCTTTTAAATCTAAAAGATTATACTGACAAAGTAGAAATTATCGCAAGTGGCGGTGTAAGGAATCCCCTGGATATGATAAAATGCCTAGTTTTGGGAGCAAAGGCTGTTGGTCTTTCCAGAACGATTTTAGAGTTAGCTGTAAAATATGATGTTGAAAACATAATCAAAATTGTGGAAAACTGGAAAACTGAATGCAAAATGATAATGTGCGCTTTAAATGCAAAAAATATTAAAGAATTACAAAATACAAAATATGTTTTGTACGGAAAAACATTGGAATTTTCTATGCAAAAATTTTAA
- a CDS encoding phosphomevalonate kinase: MSKNKIITNQTCGKLYIAGEYSILTAGQSAIIKNINLFMTSKINFADKYTIFSDMFDYPITLEKTAFDKKTSQNFDKNYSLICETISVMTEYLKFQNLEIEPFNLEINGKMEIDNKKLGIGSSGSVVVLTIKSILSLYNLKVSKEILFKLSSYVLLKRGDNGSMGDIACISYESLIFYKSFDRKKISELIKNETLENILKTNWNYEISELQFNKNNLNCNFLVGWTKEPAISSNLINIVKSSIDENFLKNVENIVQDLRTAMKNGDKPMIKKCINKNGKLLQNLNENIYSQKLLKLVNSAQKLDICAKSSGAGGGDCGIAFSFNKNDTKTIIDRWEKFGIELLYVEKL; the protein is encoded by the coding sequence ATGTCAAAAAATAAAATAATAACTAACCAAACCTGCGGAAAACTCTATATTGCTGGAGAATATTCCATTCTAACAGCTGGGCAAAGTGCAATCATAAAAAACATAAACCTTTTTATGACTTCAAAAATAAATTTTGCTGATAAATATACAATTTTTTCAGATATGTTTGATTATCCTATAACTCTTGAAAAAACGGCTTTCGATAAAAAAACTTCACAAAATTTTGACAAAAATTATTCACTCATCTGTGAAACAATATCCGTTATGACTGAATATTTAAAATTTCAAAATTTGGAAATCGAGCCTTTTAATCTGGAAATTAATGGAAAAATGGAAATAGATAACAAAAAACTAGGAATCGGCTCAAGTGGCAGTGTTGTTGTTTTAACAATAAAATCCATTTTAAGCCTATACAATCTAAAAGTTTCAAAGGAAATACTTTTCAAGCTGTCTTCCTATGTGCTGCTAAAACGTGGAGATAACGGATCTATGGGCGATATAGCCTGTATTTCCTACGAAAGCTTAATTTTTTATAAATCCTTTGATAGAAAAAAAATTAGTGAATTAATCAAAAACGAAACTCTGGAAAATATTCTAAAAACTAACTGGAATTACGAAATCTCCGAACTTCAGTTTAACAAAAACAATTTAAATTGTAATTTTTTAGTCGGCTGGACAAAAGAACCTGCTATTTCTAGCAATTTAATAAATATTGTAAAAAGTTCCATTGATGAAAACTTTTTAAAAAATGTAGAAAATATCGTACAAGATTTGAGAACTGCCATGAAAAATGGAGATAAGCCAATGATAAAAAAATGCATTAATAAAAATGGGAAATTACTTCAAAACTTAAATGAAAATATTTATAGCCAAAAATTATTAAAATTAGTAAATTCTGCTCAAAAACTGGATATTTGTGCCAAAAGCAGCGGTGCTGGCGGTGGAGATTGCGGAATTGCCTTTTCCTTTAATAAAAATGATACAAAAACTATTATTGATAGATGGGAAAAATTTGGGATTGAATTGCTGTATGTTGAAAAATTATAA